One Bombina bombina isolate aBomBom1 chromosome 5, aBomBom1.pri, whole genome shotgun sequence DNA segment encodes these proteins:
- the LOC128659370 gene encoding cAMP-responsive element modulator-like has translation MIPKTEDEHLEKGGSQASFVAMSVPASMYQTSTRQYISVTQRPIHIGHAMSDRMTGLPNSGTQQPGPRLVPCAPPIVDGTQQFFMPSQIIVPTASEDMPTYQIRIPTSALPQGIEVAAPPNTLHNAHQTEDATRKRELRLMKNREAAWECRKKKEYVKCFENRVAVLENQNKTLIEELKAFKDLYCHKAE, from the coding sequence ATGATCCCAAAGACTGAAGACGAACATTTGGAAAAAGGAGGATCTCAGGCTTCCTTTGTAGCGATGTCAGTGCCAGCATCAATGTACCAAACAAGTACAAGACAATACATTTCTGTAACACAGAGACCAATTCACATTGGCCATGCAATGTCAGATCGAATGACAGGATTACCAAACTCAGGAACACAACAGCCAGGACCTAGGCTTGTGCCGTGTGCACCACCAATTGTAGATGGAACACAGCAGTTCTTTATGCCTAGCCAGATCATTGTACCAACTGCCTCTGAAGACATGCCAACCTACCAGATACGCATTCCAACTTCTGCATTGCCCCAAGGAATAGAAGTAGCTGCTCCCCCCAATACCTTGCATAATGCTCATCAAACCGAGGATgcaacaagaaagagagagttgAGGCTAATGAAAAATAGGGAAGCTGCTTGGGAATGTCGTAAAAAGAAGGAATACGTGAAATGTTTTGAAAATCGTGTGGCTGTACTTGAAAATCAAAACAAGACTCTGATTGAGGAATTGAAGGCCTTCAAAGATCTCTATTGTCATAAAGCAGAATGA